The window TCGGTAATATTATACTGTTCCGAATGGTGATCTCCTTTTGCACCAGTTGAAATCAGAACGTATTCTTGTTTACCCACTTTGGCGAGACTCGCGAGACATAGACCGGCCTCATCGGTATATCCAGTTTTCCCTCCTAAAATTTCTCCACCGATAATGCTTTGATTGTTGAAGTCCTCAAACATGGTACTGTAAAAGGTTATACCGCCAGGGTGCTTATTCGTAGGTTGTGTGGAATGACGGGATGAAGTAAAAATCTCCCGGAAAGTATCATTTTGCAAAGCATAGCTTAGAAGAATAGCCAGATCTTTGACTGTTGTGTAGTGGTTTTCATTGTGAAGTCCGATCGCATTTTCAAAATGGGTATTGTCCATACCAAGACCTGCCGCCTTTTGATTCATTATTTTTACAAAATTCTGCTCTGATCCCGCAACCTGATGAGCAAGTCCAATACAACACTCCGCGCCGCTCGGTAGCATTACGCCGTATAACAGATCGATTACCCTGACCTGCTCACCCGGTTGGAAACCTGCTATTGATGCATCTGCTTCGTACAGCCCCTGAAACGTAGAATTGGTAAGTTTGATTTCTTCCTGCAGATCAGGTAAATTTTCTATCGCAACAATGGCTGTCATCATTTTAGTCAAAGAAGCAGGATAGATTTTTTCTTCGCTGTTTTTTTGCATCATGATGGTATGATCTTTTAACCGGATCAAAATCGCATTAGGACTGTTCAGCTTGTCGAGAGATATAGAAACAGAGGGATCAGGGGTTATCTTTAAAGAAGAATATGACAAGGTTCTATCGTCATATTCTTTCTCAAATATTTGGTGGTTTCCTGAAATAATGATGGATTTGTAAACAAAAGCGGCAATGACAATTATTAACGGAAATGTTACAAATAAGCGTATTCCTGACTTTTTCTTTTTTACTTTTCGTGCCATACTCTAAACCAGCTCCTTATTCTGTATTGATTTATTCAATCATAGAACAAGGAGCTATGTTGGAATTCCAACTTATGAATTTCTTAAGGTTTTATTAAGACATTTCTTTTTTAAATATCCTAGAATAAACAAGTAATTATAACGGAGGTAAATTTAGTGATCATTACGATTTTAATGTTTATTATAGTGTCGATTACATGGTTTATTAGTACTTTGCCATTCTTGATTCCATACCATATTCTACTGACCTCTCAAAGTAAAAAGATTGGCTATAAGCCGTCAACTGAACATATTGTAAGCGTATATATCTTTGTATACTATCTTACCGGGGTGCTAAGTTTTACTCAAATTCCTTCCATTAGTGATATTGTTCATAACAGCTTTGGAATAATAACCCCAAAGGGGTTGAATTTTCCATCGGAGGAGGTTAATCTGATTCCATTTCTTTGGATCACAGAGGGTGTACGCACATACATAGAAAATATATTACTTTTTTTACCTCTTGGATTTATGCTTCCATTTATTTGGAAAAAGCATGAAGTGTTATGGAAAACAGCATTATCCGGTTTTACATTCTCGCTTATTATCGAATTGAGTCAATTGTTCAATGGAAGAATAACGGATATTGATGATTTACTGATGAATACTCTCGGAGCGTTAATCGGATGGGTAATTTTCAGGCTACTAAAAAAACATTTAGCAAAATTACAGGTCAAAGTTTCTGTCCGAAGTACCCATATCAAAAAAATTCCCTTACTCCTTCGTGAAGAGGCCTGCTTTTATATGGCCGGCGCATTCGCCGGTATGTTCTTTGTGTTTTACCCATTTTTAAGATCTTTATTAATCCCATTTTTAAGATCTTTGTTTGGATTTGTTTTGATTTAATAAGTGCAGGCGAATCAGTTTACAAAAGGACAAGCTATCTAACTTAAGCAGATAACTTGTCCTTTTCTTGCTTTTGTGGAAGCACGACAGTAAAGACTGTCTTTTCTGTATTACTTTGCACAAAAATATTGCCTCCATGCGTATTTGCAATTTCTTTGGCAATAGCCAGTCCAAGCCCGGCACCGCCTGTATTGGCAGAACGGGATGTATCCAGCCGGAAAAATTTCTCAAATATCGTTTCCAGCTTTTCTTGTGGGATAGGATTACCTTGATTCGTAAAAGTTATCATAATATTTTTGTCCTGCTGGTCAGCGGAAATGTCAATGACGCTGTTTTCATAGCTATAGGTTAGCGCATTTTTCAGAATGTTATTAAACACACGGGCCAGTTTGTCTGCATCTCCCCACAGAGTTAGGCCGTCGGGCACATTGACAGTCACCTGCTTTCCTTGTGGAGCCAGTATTGGATAGAATTCATCCGCAATCTGCTCGAGCATGAACAGTAAATTGATTTTTTCTTTATTCAAAACAATCGTTTGAAGATTAAATCTTGTGATCTCAAAAAACTCATTGATAAGCTGTTCTAAGCGATAAGCTTTTTCCAAGGTAATACCAACATATTTTGCCTTTTGTTCAGGAGGCATATCAGGAGCTTCATCCAGAAGACTTAAGTATCCTATAACGGAGGTCAGGGGTGTCTTTATATCATGAGCCAAGTAAACTACCAAATCATTTTTGCGCTGCTCGGCATCAAGCGCGGCTTTCTTTTGTTTTTCCAAGTTGTTTTTCATCTGATTAAGCTTATTTTCCATAAAATCCAATTCCGGTGTTAAAATAATTTCAGCATTAGATTCCTCAGCAAGTTTATCCATTCCGGCACTGATTTCATCAAAATATTTTGTGAACCATGAAACAAAAAATCGAAAAAGAATAACTAAAAAAATTAGACTTACAACAAAAAGAATCATATCCATATTGTTGCGAATCACCAGCTGATAGATTGTTAGTGCATCCGAATTATTAAAATGAAAAGCTTTGACTAAAAATTGAACGATACGATCTCCGAACTGTCCACGCAGGATATCGCGTAATAGATAAACAGTCGCAGCGGCGGCAATTGTGATCAGAATCATTTGCAAAAATACTTTTCTTTTTAATTTTGTATAATCATTCTTTCTTATATCTCTCTTACTCTTCAATTTTATAGCCAACCCCCCATACCGTTCTGATATATTTAGGATGCTCCGCGCTTTCTTGCATTTTTTCCCTTAAATGCCTGATATGAACCATTACCGTATTATTGCTGTTGGTGAAATACTTGTCTCCCCATACTTCATGGAACAATTCTTCTGAACTGACCACCCGTCCGCGCTTGGAACAAAGGACCCAAAGAATGGAAAATTCCGTAGGGGTAAGCGATAGCTTTTTTTCATTCAAGGTACATTCATGAGTATCCATGTCCAATAACAAGCCGGAAAAGGCAATTAAGTGTCCTTCCTGTTTTGGCTCTGAAGAATTATATTTGATAAATCTCCGGAGCTGCGCCTTAACACGGGCAATAAGCTCCAAAGGGCGGAAAGGTTTAGTGATATAGTCGTCCGCACCTAATGTCAGCCCCGTAATCTTATCGATTTCTTCTTCTTTGGCTGTCAGCATGATAACCGGAAATTTATGCTTTTCCCGGATTTGCTGACAGATTGAAAAACCATCTACATCGGGAAGCATGACATCCAATATTGCTAAATCTATATTTTGGTTTTCAACACACTGTAAAGCATCCTGCCCATTATAGAACTTGAATACATCATAATTTTCGTTTTTCAAATATACTTCAATCAAGTCCGCAATAGACTGTTCATCATCTACCACTAAAATATTTACTGTCATAGTCTGCTCAACTCCTTCTTTCACAAAAACCCATAATATCATATCAAGGAATCGAAAACAATTTTGTGGTTTAATCTTATCAAATCCTTAAGATTATCTTAAGGCAATATGCTGTTTTCCTGTCTTCTTTCAGCCTGCCATCGGCAGCCCCATTTGATTGCCGTATCTCGAACAGAAAGATAGTCCAACATTTTGCCAACCTCCATGACCGGTTAGCTTTAGTTATATACGCATATCCGTATAATATCAAGAAAAAGCATGAAATAATTAGATATAAAAAACTACATAGTGATTATCGTAATCGTTTAGTATTTACTTCAAACCCGTATCGTTCAGGTATTCCCGAATAGTATTTTGAAAAGGATTTTATCCTGTTTTCACATGGAATTAAAAAAGACCCCCCATTGATTTGATCATGCGGGAGCCGATGACATAAAGCAGGCTGGAAAACGTGACAGCCACAACGTATGGCAGAACACCGTCAATGGTGAACACTGCTTATTTGCAGTGCTTATAGACTTATTTTTTCAACTAATCCATTTATTTTTGCTTTTGCTATCTCAATGGCTTGTTGTGTTTGCGCGTCATTAGAACCAGTACCATCTACCAAAAGCTCTTCAAAATTACTGATTCCAATATACTTTATCATATCATGTACGTAATTTAATCCTTTATTAAGAGCAGGTCTGATTATCCAAGGAATATTTGCTCCGGATGATTGTACGTATATAAATGTTCTAGGTTTGTCATCTAATATGCCATACGGTTTTTCATTATCAAACCTAATTGTCCAATTTGCTTGTATAATACAATCCAGATACTCTTTTACAGGAGCCGGAAATGATAAGCTCCACATCGGAGCCGCTAAGATATATATATCCGCACTTCTAAACTGATCACAAAGAGCTATGATACGTTGTACTTCTTTTTTATCCTCTGGTTTTAATTTTTCTATTTTATCTTGGCTAATAAGCGTACTCCGGCTTTCGTAATAAATATGCTTCAACTGCGGGATATGATCCGCATATAAATCTACTTCTTCAAGCATATAATCTGTACTTTGCTTTAATAATTTATTTACTAATTGTCTTCCTACTGTTTTACAGGCCGATAGGTTTTCTGGTTTAGGATTTGCGGTTATATAGAGCAATTTTTTCACAATTATACCTCTTATAGTTTTTTGTTAGTATGCACAAAAACAAATTTTAAATGCCACATCTTCCTTAGCCTTCTTGCGGTAAACGGATTGTTGTCGTAATTTGTAGCAAGTAATCACAACTGAAAATCAGACCCCAGAACGAGCTTTGGGGTCTAGAAATTTCAAAAAACTGATTGGGTATATTTACGCATCCTAATGTACTTGATACATCCCTTTTGTTTGCATATAGTTAAAAAGAGATTCACCATGCTGCTGCTCTTCTGTCTGGATATGATTTAATACTTTACGGATATTTGTATCTCTGAATTCAAAAATGGCAGTGTTATACGTTGAAGCAATATGTTTT is drawn from Dehalobacter sp. 12DCB1 and contains these coding sequences:
- a CDS encoding D-alanyl-D-alanine carboxypeptidase, with product MARKVKKKKSGIRLFVTFPLIIVIAAFVYKSIIISGNHQIFEKEYDDRTLSYSSLKITPDPSVSISLDKLNSPNAILIRLKDHTIMMQKNSEEKIYPASLTKMMTAIVAIENLPDLQEEIKLTNSTFQGLYEADASIAGFQPGEQVRVIDLLYGVMLPSGAECCIGLAHQVAGSEQNFVKIMNQKAAGLGMDNTHFENAIGLHNENHYTTVKDLAILLSYALQNDTFREIFTSSRHSTQPTNKHPGGITFYSTMFEDFNNQSIIGGEILGGKTGYTDEAGLCLASLAKVGKQEYVLISTGAKGDHHSEQYNITDALAVYNSIRK
- a CDS encoding VanZ family protein, which gives rise to MIITILMFIIVSITWFISTLPFLIPYHILLTSQSKKIGYKPSTEHIVSVYIFVYYLTGVLSFTQIPSISDIVHNSFGIITPKGLNFPSEEVNLIPFLWITEGVRTYIENILLFLPLGFMLPFIWKKHEVLWKTALSGFTFSLIIELSQLFNGRITDIDDLLMNTLGALIGWVIFRLLKKHLAKLQVKVSVRSTHIKKIPLLLREEACFYMAGAFAGMFFVFYPFLRSLLIPFLRSLFGFVLI
- the vanS gene encoding vancomycin resistance histidine kinase VanS; translation: MKSKRDIRKNDYTKLKRKVFLQMILITIAAAATVYLLRDILRGQFGDRIVQFLVKAFHFNNSDALTIYQLVIRNNMDMILFVVSLIFLVILFRFFVSWFTKYFDEISAGMDKLAEESNAEIILTPELDFMENKLNQMKNNLEKQKKAALDAEQRKNDLVVYLAHDIKTPLTSVIGYLSLLDEAPDMPPEQKAKYVGITLEKAYRLEQLINEFFEITRFNLQTIVLNKEKINLLFMLEQIADEFYPILAPQGKQVTVNVPDGLTLWGDADKLARVFNNILKNALTYSYENSVIDISADQQDKNIMITFTNQGNPIPQEKLETIFEKFFRLDTSRSANTGGAGLGLAIAKEIANTHGGNIFVQSNTEKTVFTVVLPQKQEKDKLSA
- the vanR gene encoding VanR-ABDEGLN family response regulator transcription factor, which produces MTVNILVVDDEQSIADLIEVYLKNENYDVFKFYNGQDALQCVENQNIDLAILDVMLPDVDGFSICQQIREKHKFPVIMLTAKEEEIDKITGLTLGADDYITKPFRPLELIARVKAQLRRFIKYNSSEPKQEGHLIAFSGLLLDMDTHECTLNEKKLSLTPTEFSILWVLCSKRGRVVSSEELFHEVWGDKYFTNSNNTVMVHIRHLREKMQESAEHPKYIRTVWGVGYKIEE
- a CDS encoding NAD(P)H-dependent oxidoreductase; translated protein: MKKLLYITANPKPENLSACKTVGRQLVNKLLKQSTDYMLEEVDLYADHIPQLKHIYYESRSTLISQDKIEKLKPEDKKEVQRIIALCDQFRSADIYILAAPMWSLSFPAPVKEYLDCIIQANWTIRFDNEKPYGILDDKPRTFIYVQSSGANIPWIIRPALNKGLNYVHDMIKYIGISNFEELLVDGTGSNDAQTQQAIEIAKAKINGLVEKISL